The segment TGTTTGACCAATTTAATCACCTCAACCCGATCCTTGACCCGCACCTCCACAAAATACAGCCCCGCGCTCAGGTGCGCCACGTCCACAGGCGGGTCACCCGCGCGGTAGGTGCAGGCAGGCGCGACCTCGCGGCCGGTGATGTCGTGGATTTCGAGGGTGCATGTTGTCGTGTTGGGCGGGAGCGTCAGCTTAAAGGATGAATTCGTTGGATTGGGGTAGAGGGAGATTTGGTCAATTTCATTTTCTAATTCGGGAGATGCCACCAATCGACAACCGTCCAAATTTGCACCTCCGATCCATTTCGCAAAACGAGAGATGGAATCAATCCCGCCAACCGACTCTGAGCCAATCGTCATGAAAAGTGTATCATGGTAAAAACCAATTGAGGTCGGAACAAAATCGTTGGATTCCTCCAACCCACACCACCGATTGCCGTCCCACATGGCAAGGTTCCTTGCTGGGTAACCTCCAGCCGAATCAAACAGGCCATAAGCATACAAGGCATCCCCATTGATAAGAATGCCACGAATCCATCCACCAGGCACCCTGTATTGCACTCCTCCCTGCAGCGTGTCCCATACTTGTCCATCCCAAATCGTGATTCCATTGCCTGGTATTGATCCCGGCGTATCGTGCTTATTAAAATGACCAGCAATTACCAATTTCCCTTGATACGTAGCAAGAGCACTCACATTGGGAAAAGTGCCGAATAGGCCGACATCGACACCAACCCAATCGAAGCCGTTCCATTTTGCCAAACCATGAATCGGTGGATTACTCCCCGGTTTGTGAAAGTCACCACCAATGTATAACTCGCCCTCAAACCACTCCGCATCATAAATCCGATTCAACGAACTCATGAACTTTGGCAAGTTAAAAACAGGACCCCACGAAGTGCCATCATACTTGGCAAGACTGTGCGCTTCTATGCCATTGATTGAGTCAAATGCCCCATAAAGATACAAAATATTGTCCATCACTTCGAGTCCAAAACCGATTCCACCCCCAGGATTTCCATTTGTGCTCAGGCCAGAACCAATGGCAACCCAATCATTCCCTTGCCACTTTGCGATCCTACCTGAAGGATTTCCTCCTGCCATCAAAAAAGTTCCTGTTACAAAGAGTTCGCCTTTATATCGTGCAAATGCCTTGGCATCGTTTACCCTTGAATTGTAGATCACTTGCGTTCCACAAGGGACATCGAATCCACAACCAAGCCCAATCACGGTATCACCAACGATTTGACCAAAGCCGTGAATTTCGGAAGAATCAAACCAAGTGTATAGCCCGGCGACCAACATCCGGTCCTCTTGTGCATCATACCATGCAATGTTTGGAGCAATGTTAAATTTTCCGATTGATGCCCAATTTTGGGCATTAACGGATCCACAACCCAAGAGGGCCAAAGCGATTACCCAAAAGACGTTTCTGATCGTTTTCATTCCTTCACCAGTTTAATCACCTCACCCGATC is part of the Bacteroidota bacterium genome and harbors:
- a CDS encoding T9SS type A sorting domain-containing protein, with translation MKTIRNVFWVIALALLGCGSVNAQNWASIGKFNIAPNIAWYDAQEDRMLVAGLYTWFDSSEIHGFGQIVGDTVIGLGCGFDVPCGTQVIYNSRVNDAKAFARYKGELFVTGTFLMAGGNPSGRIAKWQGNDWVAIGSGLSTNGNPGGGIGFGLEVMDNILYLYGAFDSINGIEAHSLAKYDGTSWGPVFNLPKFMSSLNRIYDAEWFEGELYIGGDFHKPGSNPPIHGLAKWNGFDWVGVDVGLFGTFPNVSALATYQGKLVIAGHFNKHDTPGSIPGNGITIWDGQVWDTLQGGVQYRVPGGWIRGILINGDALYAYGLFDSAGGYPARNLAMWDGNRWCGLEESNDFVPTSIGFYHDTLFMTIGSESVGGIDSISRFAKWIGGANLDGCRLVASPELENEIDQISLYPNPTNSSFKLTLPPNTTTCTLEIHDITGREVAPACTYRAGDPPVDVAHLSAGLYFVEVRVKDRVEVIKLVKQ